A portion of the Gasterosteus aculeatus chromosome 12, fGasAcu3.hap1.1, whole genome shotgun sequence genome contains these proteins:
- the tp53bp1 gene encoding TP53-binding protein 1 isoform X4, whose protein sequence is MEPGGSELDSSPPQPENPCLIVEDSQPESVALEDDPESSYRALLARRLSSLQPTSRSPVLELISSPLGSRYSQSDSQSESSQSNNQAEPGILMAANPSAALEEESQVVDINPPPNKKKCAAEEAAVEPGADSTTHCMPSEGGASQFGFLELSESQDVRGEVMVLEEEEEEEEEDDVPRPDGERRAELEQKVSSRTPEGRDHNAARSEVSSSSSLESSGRSGRKMGIQALLHSEGLEASDEQGRDILSSQEDMFAADKSGAAVDSTVSEPEQQGAPTPTPAHTLGLLHLSGQGALVQESLSQSSIDYVGPTPDNFTQTPLIVPSSPTGPEHQRDGDEAMDTSLPPGDAEKVEEEEPMDTESASKPRPSASTPVSQNPPGFVLDRTLSLPSQPEFSHDAFVPTQSQETPTAPDRPSPSQRPEPAPPLRLSADSPPQHEEDSQATQIEEPDESPARDSAAPHCGSDSNGVPPHTRTPAGEAESPQQRPLNVATVNVEASSARPASGSDLTADSSVQETPPADATPRRVPSPCASQTAAGDGEKGPVPSQRDGGGGARSPSVGASTQECGAAGNSQTDERRRGEEEEEEEEEVMEESPGMAFVLSQSQLLSPEPMEEAECGGRGEDSVVVVTDSERDSQALQKDAAPPSLTSSSLPVSTNGHQPQAHGGKAHAAPDRLSQTPGAGPDPEGLSDSSGDISFHFTLPKEGELIGPVVGATPPLISQLKQTLRHSTPIEITSFSEKSGSGGNGSMAASNMASGASGDEAVEKGDGKLSLRMKLVTPVEEGSSERFSLQKPTLSDEEEPVAMVTTVANAVASPSVFTRVRQVHRQQEAREDLQAGGHSTPVRGQLFAPPQRSSPASSLGCNSLSNSQSEPPQEEASPRETLKAPPTTKPTEHAQAPPPEPPAPNKADARLRAAPQSGAASSPSKLRQRTVSQQTSFDAPGQRSPAGRVGRRGEPESPSFRRAAGPAHRRHVRTIQEVRTTVTRVITDVYYDDGKEVERKVTEENEEPVVDCQVLDSDISPCRTGSSMTSGDLGDISSLSSKASSLQHSSGGTSGGFTRPDLIMPPSRGAFSPRRGGGQQQRGHRGHRAGSVVTVNRGYGTLGSRALAPLTPRGRARRGRPPSRSPMSRGGAAGSLLRQPLSSSEDEPLARMLPPRLPLSPAESEPHGRSDSLRSSPEEAGPGGSGPGGSSLVGLRVVAKWSSNGYFYSGRIVRDTGEGRFRLRFDDGYECEVAGRDILLCDPIPLETEVTALLEDEYFSIGVVRGHKTEGQDLFYSVEKDAQRQWYNRTAIILSLEQGNKLREQHSLGPYEPSTPLAKASDISLDNLVEGKRRRRGAPEGQNTPNRGSSGSPRTPGPSGKRKLLSSEESRSPAKRGRRGSGGRAAQRVGVCNTSGSGTDLPAPSGEAAETHGPLPQNTTLFMGFAFMLTASSEIDRLTNRPASDDEDDYVQTGPYNKAYTESQLQAGGGFVLQDFNEEQCKAAYQSLLIADQHCRTRKYLLCLASGVPSVSHLWVRDCCRENKLLNYRNYLLPAGVGPDEALVEWHPRCSPFKALRVLLVFEKPVELWVQLISMGGGSSVRQFPADKDSSDIPAGRYEVVVTDSSCPAWVETEVTSQDVPLVSPEWLIQSVIRGECLGFHSKPQYRHDYASTS, encoded by the exons ATGGAGCCCGGCGGAAGTGAACTGGACTCCAGCCCGCCTCAGCCCGAGAACCCGTGCCTGATCGTGGAGGACTCGCAGCCGGAGAGCGTCGCCCTGGAGGACGACCCGGAGAGCAGCTACCGAGCTCTGCTGGCCCGCCGCCTGTCCAGCCTGCAGCCCACCTCCCGCAGCCCGGTTCTG GAGCTGATATCCTCGCCGCTGGGAAGCAGATACTCTCAGAgtgacagccaatcagagagctcgCAGAGTAACAACCAAGCTGAACCTG GGATTCTGATGGCGGCCAACCCCAGCGCTGCTTTGGAGGAGGAAAGTCAAGTAGTCGACATTAACCCTCCGCCGAACAAGAAAAA gtgtgcagcagaggaggccgCTGTGGAGCCCGGAGCGGACTCCACCACGCACTGCATGCCGTCCGAAG GGGGAGCCTCTCAATTTGGTTTCCTGGAGCTCTCCGAGAGTCAGGATGTGCGTGGCGAGGTgatggtgctggaggaggaggaggaggaggaggaagaagatgatgtTCCTCGGCCAGACGGCGAGAGACGCGCCGAACTAG AGCAGAAGGTCAGCAGCAGAACTCCGGAGGGTCGGGACCACAACGCCGCGAG gtCGGAGgtgagctccagcagctccctggAGTCTTCGGGTCGGTCGGGGAGGAAGATGGGCATCCAGGCTCTGCTGCACTCCGAGGGCCTCGAGGCCTCCGACGAGCAGGGCCGGGACATCCTGTCCTCGCAGGAGGACATGTTCGCCGCCGACAAGTCGG GGGCGGCGGTGGACAGCACGGTGTCCGAGCCGGAGCAGCAGGGCGCCCCCACGCCGACGCCGGCGCACACCCTGGGCCTGCTGCACCTGTCCGGACAGGGGGCGCTGGTGCAGGAGAGTCTGTCCCA GAGCTCCATTGACTACGTTGGCCCCACCCCAGACAACTTCACCCAGACCCCTTTGATCGTCCCCAGCTCGCCGACGGGACCCGAGCATCAACGCG ATGGGGATGAAGCGATGGATACCTCGCTGCCCCCAGGAGACgcagagaaggtggaggaggaggagccgatGGACACCGAGTCTGCCTCTAAGCCACGCCCATCCGCCTCTACTCCCGTCTCCCAGAATCCTCCTGGTTTTGTGTTGGACCGAACTCTCTCTTTGCCCTCCCAGCCAGAGTTCTCTCAC GACGCGTTTGTCCCGACTCAGAGCCAGGAGACGCCGACGGCGCCCGACAGGCCGTCGCCGTCTCAGCGCCCGGAGCCGGCTCCGCCTCTGCGGCTCTCCGCCGACAGCCCCCCCCAGCACGAGGAGGACAGCCAGGCCACTCAGATCGAGGAGCCGGACGAGTCGCCCGCCCGCGACTCCGCGGCTCCTCACTGCGGCAGCGACAGCAACGGCGTCCCGCCGCACACCCGGACCCCCGCCGGCGAGGCCGAGTCGCCGCAGCAGCGACCTTTGAATGTAGCAACGGTGAATGTAGAGGCGAGCTCCGCCCGCCCGGCGTCCGGCTCCGATCTGACCGCCGACAGCTCTGTGCAGGAGACTCCGCCTGCAGACGCCACCCCCCGCCGCGTCCCCTCCCCCTGCGCTTCACAGACCGCCGCTGGGGACGGGGAGAAGGGCCCCGTGCCCTCGcagagggacggagggggaggagcgagGAGTCCGTCCGTTGGAGCGTCCACACAGGAGTGTGGAGCGGCCGGAAACAGTCAAACCGATGAGCGGCGGCggggcgaagaggaggaggaggaggaggaggaggtgatggaagAGAGTCCGGGAATGGCTTTCGTCCTCTCCCAGAGCCAGCTGCTGTCCCCTGAGCCCATGGAGGAGGCGGAGTGTGGAGGCCGAGGGGAGGACAGCGTCGTCGTGGTTACAGACAGCGAGAGGGACTCTCAGGCTCTTCAGAAAGACGCCGCGCCGCCGTCTTTGACCAGCAGCTCTCTGCCGGTCTCCACCAACGGCCATCAGCCCCAGGCTCACGGGGGGAAGGCCCACGCGGCTCCCGATAGGCTCTCCCAGACGCCGGGGGCGGGGCCTGACCCAGAGGGGCTGAGTGACAGCTCGGGAG ACATTTCTTTCCACTtcacgcttcctaaagaagggGAGCTGATTGGTCCTGTGGTCGGGGCCACGCCCCCTCTAATCAGCCAGCTGAAGCAGACCCTGAGACACAGCACTCCCATCG AGATTACTTCCTTCTCTGAGAAGTCCGGCTCGGGGGGCAACGGGTCGATGGCGGCGAGCAACATGGCGTCGGGGGCGAGCGGGGACGAGGCGGTGGAGAAGGGAGACGGGAAGCTGAGTCTGAGGATGAAGCTGGTGACCCCTGTGGAGGAGGGCAGCTCGGAGCGCTTCAGCCTGCAGA AACCAACGCTGTCGGATGAGGAGGAACCAGTCGCCATGGTTACCACCGTTGCCAACGCTGTAGCCAG CCCGTCGGTGTTCACTCGAGTCAGGCAGGTGCACCGGCAGCAGGAGGCCAGGGAGGACCTCCAGGCCGGGGGCCACTCCACACCTGTGAG AGGGCAGCTGTTCGCCCCCCCACAGAGGAGCTCCCCGGCGTCCTCGCTGGGATGCAACAGCCTCTCCAACAGCCAATCGGAGCCTCCGCAGGAGGAGGCGTCGCCACGGGAGACCCTCAAGGCTCCACCCACCACCAAGCCCACTGAGCACGCACAAGCCCCGCCTCCGGAGCCGCCCGCCCCCAACAAGGCCGACGCCCGGCTGAGGGCCGCTCCGCAGAGCGGCGCCGCGTCCAGCCCGTCCAAG CTCCGTCAGCGAACTGTGTCCCAGCAGACCAGCTTCGATGCACCAGGGCAACGCTCCCCAGCCGGCAGGGTAGGAagaaga GGAGAACCGGAGTCTCCGTCCTTTAGAAGAGCCGCAGGCCCCGCCCACCGCAGACACGTGCGCACCATCCAGGAAGTGCGTACCACTGTCACGCGCGTCATCACGGACGTTTACTACGACGACGGCAAAGAAGTGGAGCGCAAAGTTACAGAG GAGAACGAGGAGCCCGTGGTGGACTGCCAGGTGTTGGACAGCGACATCTCGCCGTGCCGCACGGGAAGCTCCATGACCTCCGGTGACCTCGGCGACATCAGCTCTCTGTCGTCCAAGGCCTCCAGCCTGCAGCACAGCTCCGGGGGAACCAGCGGCGGCTTCACGCGGCCGGACCTCATCATGCCGCCCAGCCGAGGGGCCTTCAG tccCAGGAGGGGAGGCGGGCAGCAACAGAGGGGTCACAGGGGTCACAGGGCAGGGTCAGTGGTCACAGTGAACAGAGGCTACGGCACCCTGGGGTCCCGGGCCCTCGCCCCGCTGACCCCCAGAGGAAGGGCTAGAAGGGGCCGGCCCCCGTCGCGCTCGCCGATGTCCAG GGGGGGCGCAGCCGGCTCGCTGCTGAGGCAGCCACTCTCCTCCTCGGAGGACGAGCCCCTCGCCCGCATGCTCCCCCCGCGCCTCCCCCTCAGCCCCGCGGAGTCGGAGCCCCACGGGCGCTCCGACTCCCTGCGCTCGTCCCCGGAGGAGGCCGGCCCGGGGGGCAGCGGCCCGGGGGGCAGCAGCCTGGTGGGCCTGCGGGTGGTGGCCAAGTGGTCGTCCAACGGCTACTTCTACTCGGGACGCATCGTCAGGGACACCGGCGAGGGGCGGTTCCGCCTGCGGTTTGACGACGGCTACGAGTGCGAGGTGGCGGGGAGGGACATCCTGCTGTGCGACCCCATCCCCCTGGAGACGGAGGTCACAGCCCTGCTGGAGGACGAGTACTTCAGCATCG GTGTGGTGAGGGGCCACAAGACGGAGGGGCAGGACCTGTTCTACAGCGTGGAGAAGGACGCCCAGAGGCAGTGGTACAACAGGACGGCCATCATCCTGTCCCTGGAGCAGGGCAACAAGCTGAGGGAGCAGCACAGCCTCGGGCCCTACGAGCCCTCCACCCCGCTGGCCAAGGCCTCCGACATCAGCCTCG ACAACCTGGTGGAGGGCAAGAGGAGGCGCAGAGGAGCCCCCGAGGGGCAGAACACTCCCAACCGCGGCTCCTCCGGCAGCCCCCGGACCCCCGGGCCCTCGGGCAAGAGGAAGCTGCTGAGCTCCGAGGAGAGCAGGTCGCCGGCCAAGAGGGGGCGCCGCGGCTCGGGCGGCAGAGCCG CTCAGCGGGTCGGCGTGTGCAACACCTCCGGCAGCGGCACGGACCTCCCCGCCCCGTCCGGCGAGGCGGCGGAGACCCACGGCCCGCTGCCCCAGAACACCACCCTGTTCATGGGCTTCGCCTTCATGCTGACGGCCTCCTCCGAGATCGACCGGCTGACCAACAGGCCCGCCAGCGACGACGAGGACG ATTACGTGCAGACGGGTCCGTACAACAAAGCGTACACGGAGTCCCAGCTGCAGGCGGGCGGAGGATTCGTCCTGCAGGACTTCAACGAGGAACAA tGCAAGGCGGCCTACCAGAGCCTGCTCATTGCCGACCAGCACTGCCGCACCAGGAAGTACCTGCTGTGCCTGGCCAGCGGCGTTCCCAGCGTGTCGCACCTGTGGGTGAGGGACTGCTGCAGAGAGAACAAGCTGCTTAACTACCGGAACTACCTGCTGCCGGCCGGCGTGGGGCCCGACGAGGCGCTGGTGGAGTG GCATCCGCGCTGCAGCCCCTTCAAGGCCCTGCGGGTCCTTCTGGTGTTTGAGAAGCCGGTGGAGCTTTGGGTGCAGCTGATCTCCATGGGCGGAGGCTCCTCCGTCCGGCAGTTCCCGGCAGACAAAGACTCCTCAG ACATCCCCGCCGGCAGGTACGAGGTGGTGGTGACGGACAGCTCCTGCCCGGCGTGGGTGGAGACGGAGGTGACGTCCCAGGACGTCCCGCTGGTGTCCCCAGAGTGGCTCATCCAGAGCGTCATCCGCGGGGAGTGCCTGGGATTCCACAGCAAGCCTCAGTATCGCCATGACTACGCCTCCACGTCATAA
- the tp53bp1 gene encoding TP53-binding protein 1 isoform X14: MEPGGSELDSSPPQPENPCLIVEDSQPESVALEDDPESSYRALLARRLSSLQPTSRSPVLELISSPLGSRYSQSDSQSESSQSNNQAEPGILMAANPSAALEEESQVVDINPPPNKKKCAAEEAAVEPGADSTTHCMPSEGGASQFGFLELSESQDVRGEVMVLEEEEEEEEEDDVPRPDGERRAELEQKVSSRTPEGRDHNAARSEVSSSSSLESSGRSGRKMGIQALLHSEGLEASDEQGRDILSSQEDMFAADKSGAAVDSTVSEPEQQGAPTPTPAHTLGLLHLSGQGALVQESLSQSSIDYVGPTPDNFTQTPLIVPSSPTGPEHQRDGDEAMDTSLPPGDAEKVEEEEPMDTESASKPRPSASTPVSQNPPGFVLDRTLSLPSQPEFSHDAFVPTQSQETPTAPDRPSPSQRPEPAPPLRLSADSPPQHEEDSQATQIEEPDESPARDSAAPHCGSDSNGVPPHTRTPAGEAESPQQRPLNVATVNVEASSARPASGSDLTADSSVQETPPADATPRRVPSPCASQTAAGDGEKGPVPSQRDGGGGARSPSVGASTQECGAAGNSQTDERRRGEEEEEEEEEVMEESPGMAFVLSQSQLLSPEPMEEAECGGRGEDSVVVVTDSERDSQALQKDAAPPSLTSSSLPVSTNGHQPQAHGGKAHAAPDRLSQTPGAGPDPEGLSDSSGDISFHFTLPKEGELIGPVVGATPPLISQLKQTLRHSTPIEITSFSEKSGSGGNGSMAASNMASGASGDEAVEKGDGKLSLRMKLVTPVEEGSSERFSLQKPTLSDEEEPVAMVTTVANAVASSPSVFTRVRQVHRQQEAREDLQAGGHSTPVRGQLFAPPQRSSPASSLGCNSLSNSQSEPPQEEASPRETLKAPPTTKPTEHAQAPPPEPPAPNKADARLRAAPQSGAASSPSKLRQRTVSQQTSFDAPGQRSPAGRGEPESPSFRRAAGPAHRRHVRTIQEVRTTVTRVITDVYYDDGKEVERKVTEENEEPVVDCQVLDSDISPCRTGSSMTSGDLGDISSLSSKASSLQHSSGGTSGGFTRPDLIMPPSRGAFRGGAAGSLLRQPLSSSEDEPLARMLPPRLPLSPAESEPHGRSDSLRSSPEEAGPGGSGPGGSSLVGLRVVAKWSSNGYFYSGRIVRDTGEGRFRLRFDDGYECEVAGRDILLCDPIPLETEVTALLEDEYFSIGVVRGHKTEGQDLFYSVEKDAQRQWYNRTAIILSLEQGNKLREQHSLGPYEPSTPLAKASDISLDNLVEGKRRRRGAPEGQNTPNRGSSGSPRTPGPSGKRKLLSSEESRSPAKRGRRGSGGRAAQRVGVCNTSGSGTDLPAPSGEAAETHGPLPQNTTLFMGFAFMLTASSEIDRLTNRPASDDEDDYVQTGPYNKAYTESQLQAGGGFVLQDFNEEQCKAAYQSLLIADQHCRTRKYLLCLASGVPSVSHLWVRDCCRENKLLNYRNYLLPAGVGPDEALVEWHPRCSPFKALRVLLVFEKPVELWVQLISMGGGSSVRQFPADKDSSDIPAGRYEVVVTDSSCPAWVETEVTSQDVPLVSPEWLIQSVIRGECLGFHSKPQYRHDYASTS, encoded by the exons ATGGAGCCCGGCGGAAGTGAACTGGACTCCAGCCCGCCTCAGCCCGAGAACCCGTGCCTGATCGTGGAGGACTCGCAGCCGGAGAGCGTCGCCCTGGAGGACGACCCGGAGAGCAGCTACCGAGCTCTGCTGGCCCGCCGCCTGTCCAGCCTGCAGCCCACCTCCCGCAGCCCGGTTCTG GAGCTGATATCCTCGCCGCTGGGAAGCAGATACTCTCAGAgtgacagccaatcagagagctcgCAGAGTAACAACCAAGCTGAACCTG GGATTCTGATGGCGGCCAACCCCAGCGCTGCTTTGGAGGAGGAAAGTCAAGTAGTCGACATTAACCCTCCGCCGAACAAGAAAAA gtgtgcagcagaggaggccgCTGTGGAGCCCGGAGCGGACTCCACCACGCACTGCATGCCGTCCGAAG GGGGAGCCTCTCAATTTGGTTTCCTGGAGCTCTCCGAGAGTCAGGATGTGCGTGGCGAGGTgatggtgctggaggaggaggaggaggaggaggaagaagatgatgtTCCTCGGCCAGACGGCGAGAGACGCGCCGAACTAG AGCAGAAGGTCAGCAGCAGAACTCCGGAGGGTCGGGACCACAACGCCGCGAG gtCGGAGgtgagctccagcagctccctggAGTCTTCGGGTCGGTCGGGGAGGAAGATGGGCATCCAGGCTCTGCTGCACTCCGAGGGCCTCGAGGCCTCCGACGAGCAGGGCCGGGACATCCTGTCCTCGCAGGAGGACATGTTCGCCGCCGACAAGTCGG GGGCGGCGGTGGACAGCACGGTGTCCGAGCCGGAGCAGCAGGGCGCCCCCACGCCGACGCCGGCGCACACCCTGGGCCTGCTGCACCTGTCCGGACAGGGGGCGCTGGTGCAGGAGAGTCTGTCCCA GAGCTCCATTGACTACGTTGGCCCCACCCCAGACAACTTCACCCAGACCCCTTTGATCGTCCCCAGCTCGCCGACGGGACCCGAGCATCAACGCG ATGGGGATGAAGCGATGGATACCTCGCTGCCCCCAGGAGACgcagagaaggtggaggaggaggagccgatGGACACCGAGTCTGCCTCTAAGCCACGCCCATCCGCCTCTACTCCCGTCTCCCAGAATCCTCCTGGTTTTGTGTTGGACCGAACTCTCTCTTTGCCCTCCCAGCCAGAGTTCTCTCAC GACGCGTTTGTCCCGACTCAGAGCCAGGAGACGCCGACGGCGCCCGACAGGCCGTCGCCGTCTCAGCGCCCGGAGCCGGCTCCGCCTCTGCGGCTCTCCGCCGACAGCCCCCCCCAGCACGAGGAGGACAGCCAGGCCACTCAGATCGAGGAGCCGGACGAGTCGCCCGCCCGCGACTCCGCGGCTCCTCACTGCGGCAGCGACAGCAACGGCGTCCCGCCGCACACCCGGACCCCCGCCGGCGAGGCCGAGTCGCCGCAGCAGCGACCTTTGAATGTAGCAACGGTGAATGTAGAGGCGAGCTCCGCCCGCCCGGCGTCCGGCTCCGATCTGACCGCCGACAGCTCTGTGCAGGAGACTCCGCCTGCAGACGCCACCCCCCGCCGCGTCCCCTCCCCCTGCGCTTCACAGACCGCCGCTGGGGACGGGGAGAAGGGCCCCGTGCCCTCGcagagggacggagggggaggagcgagGAGTCCGTCCGTTGGAGCGTCCACACAGGAGTGTGGAGCGGCCGGAAACAGTCAAACCGATGAGCGGCGGCggggcgaagaggaggaggaggaggaggaggaggtgatggaagAGAGTCCGGGAATGGCTTTCGTCCTCTCCCAGAGCCAGCTGCTGTCCCCTGAGCCCATGGAGGAGGCGGAGTGTGGAGGCCGAGGGGAGGACAGCGTCGTCGTGGTTACAGACAGCGAGAGGGACTCTCAGGCTCTTCAGAAAGACGCCGCGCCGCCGTCTTTGACCAGCAGCTCTCTGCCGGTCTCCACCAACGGCCATCAGCCCCAGGCTCACGGGGGGAAGGCCCACGCGGCTCCCGATAGGCTCTCCCAGACGCCGGGGGCGGGGCCTGACCCAGAGGGGCTGAGTGACAGCTCGGGAG ACATTTCTTTCCACTtcacgcttcctaaagaagggGAGCTGATTGGTCCTGTGGTCGGGGCCACGCCCCCTCTAATCAGCCAGCTGAAGCAGACCCTGAGACACAGCACTCCCATCG AGATTACTTCCTTCTCTGAGAAGTCCGGCTCGGGGGGCAACGGGTCGATGGCGGCGAGCAACATGGCGTCGGGGGCGAGCGGGGACGAGGCGGTGGAGAAGGGAGACGGGAAGCTGAGTCTGAGGATGAAGCTGGTGACCCCTGTGGAGGAGGGCAGCTCGGAGCGCTTCAGCCTGCAGA AACCAACGCTGTCGGATGAGGAGGAACCAGTCGCCATGGTTACCACCGTTGCCAACGCTGTAGCCAG CAGCCCGTCGGTGTTCACTCGAGTCAGGCAGGTGCACCGGCAGCAGGAGGCCAGGGAGGACCTCCAGGCCGGGGGCCACTCCACACCTGTGAG AGGGCAGCTGTTCGCCCCCCCACAGAGGAGCTCCCCGGCGTCCTCGCTGGGATGCAACAGCCTCTCCAACAGCCAATCGGAGCCTCCGCAGGAGGAGGCGTCGCCACGGGAGACCCTCAAGGCTCCACCCACCACCAAGCCCACTGAGCACGCACAAGCCCCGCCTCCGGAGCCGCCCGCCCCCAACAAGGCCGACGCCCGGCTGAGGGCCGCTCCGCAGAGCGGCGCCGCGTCCAGCCCGTCCAAG CTCCGTCAGCGAACTGTGTCCCAGCAGACCAGCTTCGATGCACCAGGGCAACGCTCCCCAGCCGGCAGG GGAGAACCGGAGTCTCCGTCCTTTAGAAGAGCCGCAGGCCCCGCCCACCGCAGACACGTGCGCACCATCCAGGAAGTGCGTACCACTGTCACGCGCGTCATCACGGACGTTTACTACGACGACGGCAAAGAAGTGGAGCGCAAAGTTACAGAG GAGAACGAGGAGCCCGTGGTGGACTGCCAGGTGTTGGACAGCGACATCTCGCCGTGCCGCACGGGAAGCTCCATGACCTCCGGTGACCTCGGCGACATCAGCTCTCTGTCGTCCAAGGCCTCCAGCCTGCAGCACAGCTCCGGGGGAACCAGCGGCGGCTTCACGCGGCCGGACCTCATCATGCCGCCCAGCCGAGGGGCCTTCAG GGGGGGCGCAGCCGGCTCGCTGCTGAGGCAGCCACTCTCCTCCTCGGAGGACGAGCCCCTCGCCCGCATGCTCCCCCCGCGCCTCCCCCTCAGCCCCGCGGAGTCGGAGCCCCACGGGCGCTCCGACTCCCTGCGCTCGTCCCCGGAGGAGGCCGGCCCGGGGGGCAGCGGCCCGGGGGGCAGCAGCCTGGTGGGCCTGCGGGTGGTGGCCAAGTGGTCGTCCAACGGCTACTTCTACTCGGGACGCATCGTCAGGGACACCGGCGAGGGGCGGTTCCGCCTGCGGTTTGACGACGGCTACGAGTGCGAGGTGGCGGGGAGGGACATCCTGCTGTGCGACCCCATCCCCCTGGAGACGGAGGTCACAGCCCTGCTGGAGGACGAGTACTTCAGCATCG GTGTGGTGAGGGGCCACAAGACGGAGGGGCAGGACCTGTTCTACAGCGTGGAGAAGGACGCCCAGAGGCAGTGGTACAACAGGACGGCCATCATCCTGTCCCTGGAGCAGGGCAACAAGCTGAGGGAGCAGCACAGCCTCGGGCCCTACGAGCCCTCCACCCCGCTGGCCAAGGCCTCCGACATCAGCCTCG ACAACCTGGTGGAGGGCAAGAGGAGGCGCAGAGGAGCCCCCGAGGGGCAGAACACTCCCAACCGCGGCTCCTCCGGCAGCCCCCGGACCCCCGGGCCCTCGGGCAAGAGGAAGCTGCTGAGCTCCGAGGAGAGCAGGTCGCCGGCCAAGAGGGGGCGCCGCGGCTCGGGCGGCAGAGCCG CTCAGCGGGTCGGCGTGTGCAACACCTCCGGCAGCGGCACGGACCTCCCCGCCCCGTCCGGCGAGGCGGCGGAGACCCACGGCCCGCTGCCCCAGAACACCACCCTGTTCATGGGCTTCGCCTTCATGCTGACGGCCTCCTCCGAGATCGACCGGCTGACCAACAGGCCCGCCAGCGACGACGAGGACG ATTACGTGCAGACGGGTCCGTACAACAAAGCGTACACGGAGTCCCAGCTGCAGGCGGGCGGAGGATTCGTCCTGCAGGACTTCAACGAGGAACAA tGCAAGGCGGCCTACCAGAGCCTGCTCATTGCCGACCAGCACTGCCGCACCAGGAAGTACCTGCTGTGCCTGGCCAGCGGCGTTCCCAGCGTGTCGCACCTGTGGGTGAGGGACTGCTGCAGAGAGAACAAGCTGCTTAACTACCGGAACTACCTGCTGCCGGCCGGCGTGGGGCCCGACGAGGCGCTGGTGGAGTG GCATCCGCGCTGCAGCCCCTTCAAGGCCCTGCGGGTCCTTCTGGTGTTTGAGAAGCCGGTGGAGCTTTGGGTGCAGCTGATCTCCATGGGCGGAGGCTCCTCCGTCCGGCAGTTCCCGGCAGACAAAGACTCCTCAG ACATCCCCGCCGGCAGGTACGAGGTGGTGGTGACGGACAGCTCCTGCCCGGCGTGGGTGGAGACGGAGGTGACGTCCCAGGACGTCCCGCTGGTGTCCCCAGAGTGGCTCATCCAGAGCGTCATCCGCGGGGAGTGCCTGGGATTCCACAGCAAGCCTCAGTATCGCCATGACTACGCCTCCACGTCATAA